The Spiroplasma endosymbiont of Atherix ibis nucleotide sequence ACTATATTTTTTAAGGATTTGTATATGAAAAAATTATTTGAATATTTAAAATTAAATAATTTAACAATATCTAGCTGTGAATCATTTTCAGGTGGATATTTTGCAAATGAAATAACAAATTTATCAGGATCAAGTAATTACTTTAAAGGAGGATTTGTTTGTTATACTGATGAATTTAAATCACAAATTTTGCAAATTGATATAGAAATAATTAAAAAATATAGTGCGGTTTCTTTAGAAACTTTAAATTTAATGTTATCTAAAAAACAAGAAATATTAAAAACAGATATTGTCTTTGGTTTTACTGGTTTTTCAACTCCAATTGATGATAATCCTTTATCTGGATTAAGTTATGTTGGTTTTAAAATTAAAGAAAAAATATATACATATGAATTTAAAGTTTTAGAAGATATTTCAAGAAAAGAATATAAAAAAAGAGCTTGTAATTTTGTTATAAATAAGTTATTAGAACTATAATTTTTTTCTTATATTTGTCGATTATGACAAATGAGGAGGAAAATTATGATAGAAAAAACATTAGAAGAAAATAAAAATGAGGTGCTTTTAAATATGAATAATAATATTTATGATGATCCGGCTTTTAAAAGTGTCTTAAAAGATATAGAAAAAAATTTTGGAAAAGGTTCAATTATGAAACTTGGTGATACTGTAAATTCAGCAATTGATGTAATTCCAAGTGGGAGTTTTTTATTAGATAGAGCAATTGGAGTTGGAGGTTATCCAAAAGGTAGAATTATAGAAATATATGGTCTAGAATTCAGTGGTAAAAATACACTTTCTTTACATGCAATTTGTGAGTCACAAAAAAATAACGGAAGAGCTGCATTTATAGATGCAGAACATGCTTTAGACCCAAGATATGCACAAAACATTGGTGTAGATATAAAAAATCTTGTTGTGGCTCAACCAGATTCAGGTGAGCAAGCTTTAGATATTTTAGAAATGTTGGTTAAATCAAATACAATAGATATTGTAGTTGTTGATTCAGTTGCAGCTCTTGTTCCAAAAGCTTAATTAGATGGGGAAATGTCAGATCAACAAATTGGTTTGCAAGCAAGATTAATGTCTAAAGCTTTAAGAAAGTTAAATGGTATTGTTTCAAAAACAAATACAACTATTATTTTTATTAATCAATTAAGAGAAAAAGTAGGAGTAATTTTTGGAAATCCAGAAATTACTCCTGGAGGTAGAGCTTTAAGATTTTATTTCTCTTTAAGACTTAAAGTGAGAAAAGGTGAAACTATTTCTATAAATGGAGAAGCAACTGCAAATAAAGTAAAAATAAAAGTAGTTAAAAATAAAGTTTCTCCACCTTTTAAAACTTGTCAAATAACAATTGCATATAATAAAGGTGTAGAAAAAGATTTAGAAGTTATTGAAATGGCAACAATTTATAATATTTTAACAAAAGCAGTAGTTTGATATTCTTATGGTGAAGAAAAAATAGTACAGGGAAAAGAAATTGTAAGAGAATGATTTATTAATAATCCTGATAAATATGAGGAAATTCAAAATAAATTAAAAGACTGTATAGAATAAAAAAAATCGAAATTAATTTCGATTTTTTTTATTCTTTAAACTTCTACTGAATCGTTTCTACTAATTGTTTCTTCATCTGTAACACTTGGTTTTAAAACCTCATTTTTTTGCATTTTTTTATATCATTTAAATTGCCCTTCAAACGGATATAATTCTCTAACTTTTAAAATAACTTCTGGATAATATTTTTTTTGCATTTTATTTCAATTATATCCTTTTTTATTTTGTTTTTTAAATTGTTCTGTTTCTGTTTTCATGTTTAGTTCTTCAAATGCTCTTAAAACTTGTTTTCCTTTATAAGAACCAAATCTAATTTCTTTATTTCTTTGAGTACTTAATAATAAACCCAAACTATACATAAATACTGCAAATATTGCTAAAATTCCTGCTTGTTTTAACAAATAAAGTGTATCTGAACTGTTAAATCCGTTTTCTCCAATTCCAAATATAATTGAACCTATACCTTGAATTGAAAATCTATATTCTGATAAGAAACTTATTCCATAGAAAAAATCAAATTGCATAAAACTTGGAAATGTTCCAGAACCTGCAGCAATATTTATAACTAAATAAATAATAACTAAAAATTTGGAAACCATTTCATCTGTAAATGCAAATCATAAAGCCTGAATTGTAATAACAAATATTAATTCTATATAGAGTAATCATAATCATAGTGAAAATAATGCTGCAGAACCAATTGCTGAATATCCAGTTAAAGATAGTACAGCAACAAGTAAACTAACTTGAATTATACCTGTTGTATACATTAACATCGTTTTTGTAATAAACCATTTCTTAGCTGATAAATTATGACTTCGTTTTCCTCTATCATATATAAAAGTTTGCATAAACGTTCCAACAAATAGTCCTATACATATAAAAAATTCACCAAGACCAATTCCATATATTCCATTTCTAGCACCTTGTTGATCAAAATTAATCATATTTAGCTCTTCTTTTGAATTACTATAAATGTATTTAATAATAGCCAATATTAATTCTTCTCGTCAACTTTTTTGAAGATAATTGTTTTGATTATTTTTTGTTTCTTTTATTTCATTTTTAATTGCTTCAGCTGCTTTTTCATCAAATAATTTATCAATTATTTTTAATACAATTGAAGCTCTATATTCATAAATACTTTTCATATAATAGCCAAATATAAAGTTTCTTTCATAAGTTGTTCAAAGATCCATTTTTACTTTAGGAGAAGGTACTAAATTAGAATCAAATTTTAAAAAAGTTCCTATTTTATATACTAAATATTCTAATGTTCCTGTATTTAATTTTAAGTCAACATAATATTTTTTGCCTTTTCATTTTTTGTTAATTTCTTCTTTAGAAGAAATATAGTGGATATTTGTAAGTGACATTCCTTCTTTTATTTCATTTGAACTAAAAATATTTTTCTCATCTTCAACTCCTTGTTTTTTTGCAGTTAAATTTGATTTTAAAAGATCTCAAATATTTATTGGCATAATATAATCTTTAAAACCTTCCTTAGGTTTTAAATAATTTCCTGTATTTGTTCTTAATTTATTAGATTCTTCAGATATTTCTGCTTTTTTAATAGCTTCTTCTATAGTTGATGTATTTTTTGTAGTTAAAGCATCATTATTTTCATCTCTTAGAACTCCAAGTTCATATTGTTTTAAAATTGTTCCTGGTTTCTTATAAATTCAAACTGTATTATCTTCATTCATTATCGCAATAGGTGCTTTTCCAAGATTATCAATAGGATTTCAAAATCCTAAAATACAAGTAATAGCATAAATAATAGGTATTATTGCAATACCAAAAAATTTAATCAACCTTTTTTTTGATGAAAGAACTCTTGAAGATAACTCAATTCAATAACCTTTGAATATACCTTTCATGTTATTTACTTCTTTCTAATTTTTTTAAAACTCAAGTTGTCATTAAGTTTATTTATAATAAATAGTATTTATAAATAAACCTAATTATTGTAAAATAATATTGTTGTAAATGCAACACCACGCTTTCTAGGATTGGAGAAACAATGCTAGTTACAAATTTAGAAGAAAACATATATATTGCGGTTTTAACTATATTAATATTATTTTTAAGTATAACTATTGGCTTTATAGTTTATTTAGTTAAATCTCGCCGTCGCAAATATATTTTACAAAAAATAAAAGGCGAAGCTAAAAAAATTAAAATGAATATAATAGCAGAGGCAAAAGCTGAAGCAGACTTTATTAAATTAAATGCTGAAAATGAAATTAAATATATTCAAGAAAAAATTCTTTTAGAGGAAAATGATTTAAAAGTAAAGCAATTAAAAATTTATGAAGAATTAAATGATTTAACTAAAAAAGAAGAATTTATAATTGAAGATAAAATTAATCTTAATAAAAAAATAAAAGAACTTGAAATTGAAAGAAAAAAAATATTATTGTTATTAGAGAATATTTCAAATTTAACTGAAGAAGAAATTAAAAATGAAATATTTAGTTTAATAGAAAAAAAATATTTGAGTGATTTTTCAAAAAAAATCAAAAATTATGAAGAAAATTTAATTAGAAATTCTCAAATGAAAGCTTCTAAAATTTTAATAGAAGCAATGCAAAGTATTCATATTGAAATTACCTCAGAAAAAAACACAACTTTTTTTGAACTTGAAAATGATTCTTGAAAAGGAAAAATAATTGGTAAAGAAGGAAGAAATATTAAAACTTTTCAATCATATGGTGGAGTTGACATAATTATAGATGATACACCAAATAGAATAACTATTTCATCTTTTAATCCAATTAGAAGAGAAATTGCTTATTTAACCTTGCAAGAACTTTTAAAATCAGCAAGAATTCACCCTGCAACTATTGAAGAGCAATTAATTTTGCAAGAAGAAAAATTAGAAAAACATTGTTATGAGATTGGGTTAAATATATTAGAAGATCTAAAAATAGATGATTTTCCAATTGAAATAATTACAATGCTAGGAAAATTAAAATTCAGACATAGTTATGGTCAAAATGTTTTACAACATTCAATTGAGGTTGCTACTATTGCAAAAAATATTGCTAAACAAATTAATTTAGATGAAAAAATAGCTCTTAAATCAGGACTTTTACATGACATAGGGAAAGCTGTGGATTTTGAAAAAGAAGGAAGTCATGTTACATTAGGTGTAAATATACTTAAAAAGTATAATATGGATAATATAATTATTAATGTTGTTGAATCTCACCACAATGATGTAGAAAAAAATACCTATTATGCTGAAATAATTGCTATTGCTGATGCAATAAGTGCAGCAAGACCAGGAGCAAGAAATAATGATTCAGAAGATTATTTTATAAGAATGAAAAATTTAGAAGATATTTGTTTAAAACAAAATGGAGTATTAAAAGCCTATGTTTTAAAATCAGGAAGAGAAATAAGAGTAATGGTAAATCCAAACATTATTGATGATTACAGTATGAAAAAACTTTCTTTTAAAATAAAAGAAGAAATTCAAAAAATTAATAAAACTCCTGGAGATATTTATATTACAATTATTCGAGAAAAACGTGAAATTATTATATTATAAAACACCAAGAAAAAGGTGTTTTTTGTTATAATTATTTGTGATTGGAGTGAAACATATGGGATTTAGAGATTTTTTAGCAAATAAAATGAAAAAATCTATTGAAAAGAACTTAAAGAAAAGTACTTTAAATAGTGAAAATGTAAAAGAAGTATTAAGAGAAATTAGATTAGCTCTTTTAGAAGCTGACGTTAACGTAGATGTTGTTAAAAGATTTATAGCTAATGTAGAAAAAAAATCTGAAGGAGTTTTTATTGAACAAGGAGTTAGAGCAGATCAACAAATGATCAAAATAGTTCATAAAGAACTAGTTGATATTTTAGGAAAAACAAATAAACCTTTAGAAATTGATAAAAAACCTTCAATTATAATGATGGTTGGATTACAAGGAGCTGGTAAAACTACAACAGTAGGAAAACTTTCTCATTTAATTTCTAAAAAAAATAAAAAGAAAACTTTAATGGTTGCTTTAGATATTTATAGACCTGGAGCTATTGACCAATTAGTTGAATTAGCTCAAAAAAATAATTTGGATGTTTTCGAACAAGGAAAACAAGATCCAATTAAAACTGCTAAACAAGCAATTGATTATGGACAAAAAAATGGATATGAAGTAATAATTTTAGATACTGCTGGTCGTTTACAAATAGACAAAGAATTAATGAAAGAACTAAATGATATTAGAAAAGCTGTTTCTCCTCAAGAAATAATTCTTACAGTTGATGGTATGACAGGGCAAGACATAATAAATGTTTCACAAGAATTTAATAATTTATTAAAATTAACTGGAGTAATTGTTACAAAACTTGATGGTGATGCTCGAGGAGGAGCAACATTATCAATTACAGATATAACAAAATTACCAATTAAATTTATTGGTGAAGGTGAAGGCATTTCTGCTCTTGCTGAATTTCATCCAAAAAGAATTGCAGATAGAATTCTTGGAATGGGTGATGTTGAAACTTTATTTGAAAAAGCAGCAGATGTTATTGATCAAAGAACAATGGAAAAAACCATGAAAAGAATGTTTGCTGGTCAATTTGATTTAGAAGATTTAAAAAATCAAATGGAACAAGTTGCTAAAATGGGAAATCTTGGAGGAATAATGAAAATGATGCCAGGATTAAATGGAAAAATAAATGAAAATCTAATTAATCAAGCACAACAAAAACTTTGAGTTGCAAATATCTTAATGAGTTCTATGACTTTAAAAGAAAGAAGAGAACCTAGACTTTTAAAAGCTATAACTAGAAAACAAAGAATTTTAAAAGGTTCAGGTAGAAGTGAAAAAGAATTTAATGAATTACTAAATCAATTTGATAAAGGTAAAAAACAAGTTCTTGAAATGTCTAAAGCATTAAAATCTGGAAAAATGCCTAATATGGGTGGGTTAAAATTTTAAACTAGATATTTTTCTAGATTTTTTTATTTTTAAATATATAATTTTGATAAAGGAAATTTTAAAAAATGGAAAAAAAATTAGTTGTAATAACAGGAGCAACAAGTGGAATAGGAAAAGAATTAGCTAAATTATTTATTAAAAATAAATATCCAGTCTTACTTTTAGCTAGAAGAGAAGAAATACTTAAGGAATTTCAATCAGATAATGTAATTATTTCTAAAGTTGATGTTACAAATTTTGATGAATTTAAAAAAGCAGTTAGACAAGCAGAAGCAAAATTTGGTTTAACAGATTTAATAATAAATAATGCTGGAGTTATGTATTTAGATAAAATATATAATTTAGATTTAAAAATGCAAAATGAAATGTTGGATATAAATGTAAAAGGTGTACTTAATGGAATTAATATTGTTATAAATGATATGAAAAATAGAAATACAGGAACAATAATAAATGTTGGAAGTGTAGCAGGAAGATGAACAAGTGAAGATAGAGCAATTTATAATGGTAGTAAATTTGCAGTGAGAGCTATAACAGAACAAACTAGAAAAGAGATGGCAAAATTTAATGTAAGAGTTCTTACAATTGAACCTGCTTTAGTTGATACAAATCTTTCAAAAGGAACTATTAATTCTGAAGTAATTAAAAATTATCAAGATTGAAAACAAAATTTAGATAAGGGTCTTAAAAGTTCACAAGTTGCTGAAGTTATTTTTTATATGTATAAAATGCCTCAAGAAATATCTTTAAAGGAAATAGTAATTAGTAGTACAAAACAGTCAATATAATATTTTTAATTTTATATACAAAAAAACAAAAAAAGATTTCTTTAGAAATCTTTTTTTGTTTCAATTTTTTTAACTTCTTTTTCTTGTTGAGAAATAGCTTGTAATTTTCTATTTGCCTCTTCGATAGTTTTTCTAGTAATTTCTTTTTCTTCTCTTCTTTTTTCTGCTTCTTTAATTATTTTTCAACGCCCATCTTTCATTGCGTCTGACATTAGTAATATAGAAAGAATAGAAATATCAAATATTTGTTCAATAACTTTTTCTGTGTGTTTTCTTTCCTTAGCAGATAAACTTTCAGATTTATATTTTTGTAGTGTTTCAACTTCTTTTAAATATCAGTCTGTAAATTCTTTACCAAATTTTTGATAAATTACAGTACTACCTTCAGATATAAAATAAGAAATGTTTTTAAATAAATTTAATCTTATTTCTGCATCTTTATTTGATGTTGCTCTAAATTGTTGAATAACATTATTTAATCTATTATCGTGATATTGATTTGATATTTCTTCAACAATAACTCTTGTAGAATGACTTACTAATTTTCAAATTGGTTTTTTATTTGCAGTTTCTGATTCTACAAATTTATAATTCATAGCCTTTGTATATTTCTTAATACGTAAAGGCAAGATATACATATCGTATGAAATATATTCTGAATATCTTCATTTTCTTGCAACTATTTCTAAGATTATATTATATACCATTTCTAAAATAGTTAAGTTCAATATTTTTTCATTTAGTGTAAATTCTAATTTATTCATTTTTAATAGTTGATAATATTCAAATCCATAATATTCAAGTGAAATCATATTAAAGTAAGTTTGAACTGTTGAGTTATTCAAAATTGCAGAATATGAAAATTGAATATCGGGAATAAGAGCATCAATTATATTTTCAAATTGTGGTATATAGTCTAAAATAGATTGAAATTGCTTTTTTTCTGCCATAAAATCTTCTCCAAAATCATAAATATATTTTATCATAAATTTGTTTAAATAAGTATTGTAAGTGTATAATAAGAGTGGTTTTAGGAGAAAAAATGAAAATAAAATTAATTTGTTTTAATAAAATAAATAAAGAATTTAAAGAACCTTATG carries:
- a CDS encoding nicotinamide-nucleotide amidohydrolase family protein, which codes for MKKLFEYLKLNNLTISSCESFSGGYFANEITNLSGSSNYFKGGFVCYTDEFKSQILQIDIEIIKKYSAVSLETLNLMLSKKQEILKTDIVFGFTGFSTPIDDNPLSGLSYVGFKIKEKIYTYEFKVLEDISRKEYKKRACNFVINKLLEL
- the rny gene encoding ribonuclease Y, which gives rise to MLVTNLEENIYIAVLTILILFLSITIGFIVYLVKSRRRKYILQKIKGEAKKIKMNIIAEAKAEADFIKLNAENEIKYIQEKILLEENDLKVKQLKIYEELNDLTKKEEFIIEDKINLNKKIKELEIERKKILLLLENISNLTEEEIKNEIFSLIEKKYLSDFSKKIKNYEENLIRNSQMKASKILIEAMQSIHIEITSEKNTTFFELENDSWKGKIIGKEGRNIKTFQSYGGVDIIIDDTPNRITISSFNPIRREIAYLTLQELLKSARIHPATIEEQLILQEEKLEKHCYEIGLNILEDLKIDDFPIEIITMLGKLKFRHSYGQNVLQHSIEVATIAKNIAKQINLDEKIALKSGLLHDIGKAVDFEKEGSHVTLGVNILKKYNMDNIIINVVESHHNDVEKNTYYAEIIAIADAISAARPGARNNDSEDYFIRMKNLEDICLKQNGVLKAYVLKSGREIRVMVNPNIIDDYSMKKLSFKIKEEIQKINKTPGDIYITIIREKREIIIL
- the ffh gene encoding signal recognition particle protein yields the protein MGFRDFLANKMKKSIEKNLKKSTLNSENVKEVLREIRLALLEADVNVDVVKRFIANVEKKSEGVFIEQGVRADQQMIKIVHKELVDILGKTNKPLEIDKKPSIIMMVGLQGAGKTTTVGKLSHLISKKNKKKTLMVALDIYRPGAIDQLVELAQKNNLDVFEQGKQDPIKTAKQAIDYGQKNGYEVIILDTAGRLQIDKELMKELNDIRKAVSPQEIILTVDGMTGQDIINVSQEFNNLLKLTGVIVTKLDGDARGGATLSITDITKLPIKFIGEGEGISALAEFHPKRIADRILGMGDVETLFEKAADVIDQRTMEKTMKRMFAGQFDLEDLKNQMEQVAKMGNLGGIMKMMPGLNGKINENLINQAQQKLWVANILMSSMTLKERREPRLLKAITRKQRILKGSGRSEKEFNELLNQFDKGKKQVLEMSKALKSGKMPNMGGLKF
- a CDS encoding SDR family oxidoreductase, whose protein sequence is MEKKLVVITGATSGIGKELAKLFIKNKYPVLLLARREEILKEFQSDNVIISKVDVTNFDEFKKAVRQAEAKFGLTDLIINNAGVMYLDKIYNLDLKMQNEMLDINVKGVLNGINIVINDMKNRNTGTIINVGSVAGRWTSEDRAIYNGSKFAVRAITEQTRKEMAKFNVRVLTIEPALVDTNLSKGTINSEVIKNYQDWKQNLDKGLKSSQVAEVIFYMYKMPQEISLKEIVISSTKQSI